Part of the Bacillus sp. BGMRC 2118 genome, AAGGAAATACTCCTTTTATCCATCGTTTAGTTTGATCTTTGTGAGGAAAAAAACAATAACCCTGAATGGATTTTGTTTCAATATTAATATCAGAGCTCCGGCATACATAAAATAATCCTTTAAAGTGTTTCTTTTTCTTTATATGTGCTTCACACAGTTGAAGCAATTTATCTGTAATTTCTGGATAATACTCAGGAACAATCAATAATATGGTTGGACCTAGTATTATCAATGAATCTTCAAAACTAACATCAAACTCAAGATCTTCAGGAATTGAGTATCCATTTTTCATGGAACGCGGCAAAATCATAACATTTTGAGAAAGCGTAAAATTGCTCACTATCTGTAATTCTTTTTTTAAGCCTCCAATGCAAACAGTCACTTGTTTACTACTTCGTAAAGAAGAGGGAAGTGCTTCTGTATTGAGCGTGACCGTATCTGATGGACAACTGTCAGACCATTGTATCTTCATTTTCTCACCTTTATCGTTTTTTCTTCTATAATATGAAGCTTTCGTTCAAAGGGATTAGACTTAGGGAGTTTGCCTAAGTAGGAAGCTGCCGTATCGAATGGGATTTGAGAAGATATTTTTACATACATCCAATAATAGTGTATTTTTCTCCATTCCTGCGTACTGACTTCGGAAATTACATTCAATAAAAAATAGATCACCATTTACGGCAATTCCAATATCCATTCCTAAATCAGCGATGTGATAGCAATAGGGTTCTAAATAACGAGCAATTCTTAAAGCCAACTCCTCAATGTTTTGACAAATTTCCTGTGCTGTAAAATGAGGATTCGTCTCTAAGTACGTAAGGATATCAGCAAAATCTCCACCCTGTCCTACATTTGTAATACTATGTCCTTCTTGTGCAAGCTTTCCTACCATCCCTGTAATAGACCAATCTCCATATTGATCTCTTTGTACAATCACTCGCGTATCAAAGGTTCGACCTTCATAGGTCGCAAGAGGAATCGTTTCTTGGACGATAAAAGGCCGTGACGAAATGGCTTCCAAAAGTATGCGAGGTAATATTGTTGAAAAGTACGTTTCCTGCCATTGTTGGTCTTGATCTCGATAATGAAGTAGCCAAGTATCCATTTCGATTCTTTCCATATACATAATGCCTTTTCCAATACTTGAATGACACGGCT contains:
- a CDS encoding YheC/YheD family protein, with protein sequence MEKGGLFMNGKLAILVSDKKVRKLRNGKRAFSNETYEESANSLHLQLYYVSIRDVTVENRSEVRAISYNYENDEYVETKISLPKVIYNRVSLKSKKNRQKVRHLHKQGYIVYNSFPFKNGKWLMYEMLKNDPELAKHLPKTVEANEENIKLMMTKFSKLFIKPCHSSIGKGIMYMERIEMDTWLLHYRDQDQQWQETYFSTILPRILLEAISSRPFIVQETIPLATYEGRTFDTRVIVQRDQYGDWSITGMVGKLAQEGHSITNVGQGGDFADILTYLETNPHFTAQEICQNIEELALRIARYLEPYCYHIADLGMDIGIAVNGDLFFIECNFRSQYAGMEKNTLLLDVCKNIFSNPIRYGSFLLRQTP